From a single Hippoglossus stenolepis isolate QCI-W04-F060 chromosome 2, HSTE1.2, whole genome shotgun sequence genomic region:
- the LOC118118016 gene encoding ubiquitin carboxyl-terminal hydrolase 34-like — protein MRLGWSVAGFREDGEAKVTESYEYDLIGVTVHTGTADGGHYYSFIRDIVNPHAYKNNKWYLFNDAEVKPFDSAQLASECFGGEMTTKTYDSVTDKFMDFSFEKTHSAYMLFYKRVDLEEENGKDFNFDVSPDLLEWIWHDNMQFLQDKNIFEHTYFGFMWQLCSSIPSTLPDPKAVSLMTAKLSTSFVLETFIHSKEKETPFILLLLLLYLL, from the exons ATGCGCTTGGGTTGGTCTGTCGCAGGTTTTCGGGAGGACGGCGAGGCGAAGGTCACGGAGAGCTACGAGTACGACCTGATCGGTGTCACGGTGCACACGGGCACGGCAGACGGCGGCCACTACTACAGCTTCATCAGGGACATCGTCAACCCGCACGCCTACAAGAACAACAAGTG GTACCTGTTCAACGACGCGGAGGTGAAGCCCTTCGACTCGGCCCAGCTGGCGTCCGAGTGCTTCGGAGGAGAGATGACG ACCAAAACCTACGACTCAGTCACTGACAAGTTCATGGATTTCTCTTTTGAGAAG ACGCACAGCGCCTACATGCTCTTCTACAAGAGAGTggatctggaggaggagaacggGAAGGACTTCAACTTTGACGTCTCTCCTGATCTGCTCGAG tgGATTTGGCACGACAACATGCAGTTTCTCCAGGACAAGAACATATTTGAACACACCTACTTCGG ttttatgtggcagctctgcagcagcatcccCAGCACTCTGCCAGACCCTAAAGCTGTCTCCCTCATGACGGCCAAG ctcagCACATCATTTGTTCTTGAGACTTTCATTCACTCTAAGGAGAAGGAAACTcctttcatattattattattattattatatttactgtGA